In Archocentrus centrarchus isolate MPI-CPG fArcCen1 chromosome 22, fArcCen1, whole genome shotgun sequence, one DNA window encodes the following:
- the cfd gene encoding complement factor D, with translation MASKVLVGAAVFFVAFISKSVGIIGGREAAPHSRPYMASIQVPEGENLKHECGGFVVADQWVMTAVHCLPTGPNGRKIVLGVHSLSEPEETKQIFDILELHNHPNFNPNNYDNDIALIKLDSPFNISEAVQSVEFLRAGGTNPVTGVEVETAGWGSVDNLGVRPDKLKEVVVEVISSGRCRRSDYFGRKFTNNMICAHKVCADPCDQPHKNEDSCDGDSGGPLLYNGVVVGITSNGGKKCGQTKKPGIYTIISHYTEWIDNTMGLQPAQTEDQSQ, from the exons ATGGCGTCAAAGGTACTCGtgggtgctgctgttttttttgttgccttcATTTCAAAAA GTGTGGGGATAATTGGTGGCAGAGAGGCAGCGCCACATTCTCGGCCCTACATGGCTTCCATCCAGGTACCAGAAGGCGAGAATCTGAAGCATGAATGTGGAGGCTTTGTGGTTGCAGATCAGTGGGTGATGACTGCAGTGCACTGTCTACCTACTGG ACCAAATGGAAGGAAGATAGTGTTGGGTGTCCATTCTCTGAGTGAACCTGAAGAAACAAAGCAAATCTTTGACATTTTGGAACTTCACAACCACCCAAACTTCAACCCGAATAATTATGATAATGACATTGCTTTAATTAAG ctggaTAGTCCATTTAACATTTCTGAAGCGGTTCAATCGGTGGAATTTCTGCGTGCCGGAGGCACAAACCCCGTCACCGGTGTAGAGGTCGAGACGGCTGGCTGGGGGTCGGTAGACAATCTGGGAGTCAGACCAGACAAGCTCAAAGAGGTGGTCGTTGAGGTGATCAGCTCGGGTCGGTGCAGACGCAGCGACTACTTTGGTAGAAAGTTCACCAATAACATGATATGTGCACATAAAGTCTGCGCAGACCCCTGTGACCAACCACATAAGAACGAAGACAGCTGTGAT GGGGACTCTGGAGGTCCACTGCTCTACAATGGCGTTGTGGTGGGCATCACCTCcaatggaggaaaaaagtgtGGCCAAACAAAAAAGCCTGGAATTTATACCATCATCTCTCACTACACTGAGTGGATTGACAACACCATGGGCCTGCAGCCAGCTCAAACAGAAGACCAGAGCCAATGA